A window of Cryptomeria japonica chromosome 3, Sugi_1.0, whole genome shotgun sequence contains these coding sequences:
- the LOC131874121 gene encoding glutamate decarboxylase 1-like translates to MGVRVVAFSLKDNSEHDEYEISDHLRKYGWIVPAYTMAPDAQHVTLLRVVVREDFNRTLADVDRVSKELEELPPKIIHAVQGVAILLLVGEEEEATTVYWSEKKKKQQQLGGLAQLS, encoded by the exons ATGGGGGTGCGTGTAGTGGCCTTCTCGCTCAAGGACAACAGTGAGCACGATGAATATGAAATATCTGATCATCTGAGAAAATATGGGTGGATTGTTCCAGCCTATACAATGGCTCCAGATGCTCAGCACGTTACACTTCTGCGTGTTGTGGTGAGAGAGGACTTCAACCGAACGCTGGCAGATGTTGACAGAGTATCGAAGGAATTGGAAGAGCTTCCTCCTAAGATAATTCATGCAGTTCAAGG CGTCGCAATTTTACTATTGGtcggagaagaagaagaagcaacaaCAGTTTATTGGtcggagaagaagaagaagcaacaaCAGTTGGGAGGTTTGGCACAGTTAAGCTAG
- the LOC131874122 gene encoding small ribosomal subunit protein bS18c-like yields the protein MDQPILNFESEEERRQYKRAQRREYQREYQREYRRRQWERLTDDQREEERRRQSEAQRQRNARCRAEVTIQELEFLNREEANIITNSRQRASQQVSHIERDQRQQVDSHSSGQYNQPSNQNIELHLQNESSRSIERVAETPRPRSQFENNLGAKGDAQNRQNTNGMIRADFQRFRMQF from the coding sequence ATGGATCAACCAATATTGAATTTTGAATCAGAAGAGGAGAGGAGGCAATATAAAAGAGCACAAAGAAGAGAGTATCAGAGAGAATATCAAAGAGAATATAGGAGACGACAATGGGAACGTTTGACAGATgatcaaagggaagaagaaagaagaagacaaagtgAAGCTCAAAGACAAAGAAATGCTAGATGTAGAGCAGAAGTAACAATACAGGAGTTGGAATTTTTAAATAGAGAGGAAGCTAATATTATCACAAATAGTCGTCAAAGAGCATCTCAACAAGTCTCTCATATTGAAAGAGACCAAAGGCAACAGGTTGATTCACATTCAAGTGGGCAGTACAATCAACCATCAAATCAAAATATTGAGTTGCATCTTCAGAATGAAAGCTCAAGGTCAATAGAACGAGTTGCAGAGACACCTCGACCTAGAAGTCAATTTGAGAATAATTTGGGTGCAAAAGGTGATGCACAAAAtagacaaaatacaaatggaatgaTTCGAGCTGATTTTCAAAGATTTCGAATGCAATTTTGA
- the LOC131053423 gene encoding uncharacterized protein LOC131053423 produces the protein MSFIGQNMLENIDSRLQQAYPQSAHLSFAGISMILVGDLGQLPLVNDRPAYASNRRAKLLWEEFKIVVTLDKIFRQDGENIQQQRFHQLLTNLRDVNPQIDDWKLLMMRTPTNIDVARGSVNIAEDFSTGELDLELLISKNSRVMLTSNLWIQAGLVNGALGYVRKIVYKPGSAPPDPPTYVMVEFDNYSGLPFEDHHPNTIPITTNQKGRTLQLPLRLAWALTIHKSQGLTLPKVTIDIGPRERTRLTFVALSRVKSLEGLRIMPPFTYDRYEKMKKGRQLAKRKAEENRLKLLEDN, from the exons atgagcttcattggtcaaAACATGTTGGAAAACATAGATTCTCGACTTCAACAAGCATACCCACAAAGTGCACACCTAAGTTTTGCAG GTATATCTATGATTTTAGTAGGAGATTTGGGTCAATTGCCTCTAGTTAATGATAGACCTGCATATGCTAGTAATAGACGGGCAAAGCTACTATGGGAGGAATTCAAAATTGTGGTTACTTTAGATAAAATATTCAGACAAGATGGAGAAAATATTCAACAACAAAGATTTcatcaacttttgacaaatctaagagatgTAAACCCACAAATTGATGATTGGAAGCTGCTAATGATGAGAACCCCTACTAACATAGATGTTGCAA GAGGAAGTGTTAATATAGCAGAAGATTTCTCAACTGGTGAACTTGATCTAGAGTTATTGATCAGTAAGAATTCAAGGGTCATGCTAACTTCAAACCTTTGGATACAAGCAGGTCTTGTAAATGGAGCTTTGGGATATGTTCGAAAGATTGTCTACAAGCCAGGAAGTGCTCCACCTGACCCACCGACATATGTGATGGTTGAATTTGATAATTACTCAGGATTACCATTTGAAGATCATCATCCAAATACAATTCCAATAACAACAAATCAAAAGGGCAGAACACTTCAGCTACCATTGAGATTGGCATGGGCATTGACTATACATAAATCTCAAGGATTGACTCTTCCAAAAGTAACTATCGATATAGGACCAAGAGAAAGAACTAGATTGACATTTGTTGCATTATCTCGTGTAAAATCTCTAGAGGGTTTGAGAATAATGCCACCATTTACATATGATCGTTATGAGAAAATGAAAAAGGGTAGACAACTTGCGAAGCGCAAGGCTGAGGAAAATAGGCTCAAACTTTTggaagataattga